The proteins below are encoded in one region of Coffea arabica cultivar ET-39 chromosome 4c, Coffea Arabica ET-39 HiFi, whole genome shotgun sequence:
- the LOC140005182 gene encoding uncharacterized protein has protein sequence MDPQQPQQQQLPPPPPPQPQPQPQPQPQPQPQPQPQPQLQSAMTAPPPQQPKPQPLQQLQASTPAEGAALPPIHFTQVANPTPNVVPVPVPNHPPYAQMITEAITALKDRNGSSKRAIAKYIERVYSNSNLPSTHSALLTHHLKRLKEQGSIAMVKHSYKLARSPVAPPPVNANGPKRRPGRPPKAKTGLTPPPGTAAPVVGSDGSFTVPVSVPVTGPVPVTESIFASLGLVDAPVPVPVSEGPVSVPVIKKKPGRPRKVDSGGAGVGLQPTPTLAKKSTGRPRKVAAKNAAPPGTGVFPVSQATQPVGQPVTHPVGQPVTQPAKQPKFKKDGTPMKPRGRPPRKNVQVPVQNPTPLSVAPSASATLVPNVYVGEGVLAAGPAPAAKRRGRPPRAQNGPKTPRKLSGKPLGRPKKISSPPGVQGSSMQQLLAYNEMKSKLDFFQLRIKQTVSVLKPCLDSSTAATALGALRELEELANLELGPPATGQAQQPPPQNQA, from the exons ATGGACCCACAACAACCTCAACAACAGCAacttccaccaccaccaccaccacagcCACAGCCACAACCTCAACCTCAGCCTCAGCCTCAGCCTCAGCCTCAGCCACAGCCACAATTACAATCTGCCATGACAGCTCCGCCACCGCAACAGCCCAAGCCACAGCCACTGCAGCAGCTGCAGGCTTCCACTCCTGCTGAAGGGGCAGCGTTACCTCCGATTCACTTCACTCAGGTGGCCAACCCCACTCCTAATGTGGTCCCTGTCCCTGTGCCCAACCACCCGCCTTATGCTCAG ATGATAACGGAGGCAATAACAGCGTTGAAGGACAGGAACGGGTCGAGCAAGAGAGCTATTGCTAAGTATATTGAGCGAGTTTATTCAAACTCGAATCTTCCGTCAACTCACTCAGCCTTGTTGACTCATCATTTGAAGCGGTTGAAGGAGCAAGGTAGTATAGCCATGGTCAAGCACTCTTACAAGCTTGCTAGATCTCCTGTGGCCCCTCCACCGGTGAATGCTAATGGACCCAAAAGACGCCCTGGCCGTCCTCCCAAGGCCAAAACTGGGCTTACTCCACCGCCTGGAACGGCCGCCCCGGTTGTCGGCTCTGATGGGTCTTTCACCGTCCCTGTATCTGTCCCGGTTACCGGGCCTGTTCCGGTTACAGAGTCGATTTTTGCTTCACTTGGGCTGGTGGATGCGCCAGTGCCGGTTCCTGTGTCCGAAGGGCCAGTGTCGGTGCCCGTGATTAAGAAAAAGCCTGGGCGTCCAAGAAAGGTTGATTCCGGTGGGGCTGGGGTTGGACTTCAGCCCACCCCTACATTGGCGAAAAAGAGCACTGGCCGCCCGAGAAAGGTTGCAGCCAAGAATGCTGCTCCACCTGGGACTGGGGTCTTTCCAGTAAGCCAAGCAACCCAGCCAGTAGGTCAGCCAGTAACCCATCCAGTAGGCCAGCCAGTAACCCAGCCAGCAAAGCAGCCTAAGTTCAAGAAGGATGGAACTCCAATGAAGCCACGTGGTAGGCCTCCGAGGAAGAACGTGCAAGTTCCGGTGCAAAATCCTACACCACTGAGTGTGGCTCCTTCAGCTAGCGCCACATTGGTGCCTAATGTTTATGTTGGTGAAGGAGTTTTGGCTGCAGGCCCTGCTCCAGCTGCGAAGAGGCGTGGACGGCCCCCAAGAGCTCAGAATGGACCAAAGACTCCGAGGAAGCTCAGTGGCAAGCCTTTGGGCCGGCCCAAGAAG ATATCTTCACCGCCTGGAGTTCAAGGTTCAAGTATGCAGCAGCTCTTGGCATATAACGAGATGAAGAGCAAGCTTGACTTTTTT CAATTAAGAATCAAGCAGACGGTCAGCGTGCTCAAGCCGTGCTTAGACAGTTCAACGGCAGCAACTGCACTGGGTGCACTGAGAGAGCTAGAGGAGCTAGCAAATTTAGAGTTAGGCCCACCAGCAACTGGTCAAGCGCAGCAGCCTCCGCCACAGAATCAAGCATAG